One Aliidiomarina minuta genomic region harbors:
- a CDS encoding Ig-like domain-containing protein, protein MKNFKLRAGTLLAVSLGLAGCFDSSSNNEDPSINAVADNFNVIGNDTHELDVLGNDEGNGLVIIGTGSAEFGTVEFTEGTLSYTPQTDFAGVDTFTYSISNEAGEDSATVTVEVGQEIALQGRVIDAPIADATVTLEFNGQTFTAQADAQGRYHLPMVVNSLDDNELVRLSARGSAEHGQEYVTLSSRLMTAAELLSMVGSGNSVTRDHLDSVQVTQMSTARDFLINRASEEGKVTSDNIGDLENVLDPDLMLEMAAVIKLMVDNPDFSLPEGKDTIDDFLNDAESYNEVVVKASEGGDDSPLRRAMDETLNDPEIMPRSSEQEISGDYLVMFDTAPFIVNRSGVHFAFNEDGTAVRSHGALDGANAPGRFASREYTWNVEGSRIEFESGQGDTEFETSVYYRPYDYLEDEETRELYLTHFYDKDHEHQVTASQHLKAFHMVSVTSRDIIIRQEYELVIPEYDQRRWDNETGVDHHIYIPERTETRISNSRLVKTEHLIRDDLKFENVSAQPWILTDFYGYTAHKNMFNLLENGRVELAIDDHVYHWASFYYLQNEDWQANWALHDDDTRLRITLRDDEDNLITHSDFFWQRRDETAQGLVTIYSNDYGETYASVDQGGPVPTAEITPEDILSQLNENNMLASAVNRPAMAYEGATLKASDWFGWILRENGSGDRPVFQCDGAYIQSYAVCEGEFVMQPFGQMPLEWRIDDDAIRIDRFEWWHDPTYYCTGENYPQGTPCFQRVIKPLRQSDNGIIFGMEYNVTNSTANGNTGGLENGRPFYQVEPRFMVWTIEDLPATSDGSGFGGVSSQSQSATERLQPFTVDYVRAYPSRHHDNRDGQN, encoded by the coding sequence ATGAAAAATTTCAAACTTCGTGCAGGGACGCTGCTAGCGGTATCTCTGGGTTTGGCGGGCTGTTTTGACAGCTCAAGTAATAATGAAGATCCCTCCATTAATGCGGTAGCTGATAACTTTAATGTGATCGGTAACGACACTCATGAACTTGATGTACTGGGTAATGACGAAGGTAACGGCCTGGTTATTATCGGAACCGGTAGTGCTGAGTTTGGTACGGTTGAATTCACTGAAGGTACGCTCAGTTACACACCGCAAACTGATTTCGCCGGCGTTGACACTTTTACCTACAGCATCAGCAATGAAGCTGGCGAAGACAGCGCCACGGTAACGGTAGAAGTAGGTCAGGAAATCGCCCTGCAAGGGCGAGTCATTGACGCACCTATTGCGGACGCAACCGTCACCCTTGAATTTAACGGCCAGACCTTCACCGCTCAGGCTGACGCTCAGGGGCGTTATCATTTACCCATGGTGGTGAACAGCCTTGATGACAATGAACTGGTGCGCTTGAGTGCACGCGGCAGCGCCGAACATGGCCAGGAATATGTCACCCTGAGTTCACGCTTAATGACCGCCGCAGAACTCCTGAGCATGGTGGGTAGCGGCAACAGCGTTACCCGCGACCACCTGGACTCAGTACAAGTGACTCAAATGTCGACAGCACGCGACTTCTTGATTAACCGGGCGTCTGAAGAGGGTAAGGTTACCAGCGACAACATCGGTGACCTCGAGAACGTGCTAGACCCGGACTTAATGCTGGAAATGGCCGCGGTCATAAAATTGATGGTCGATAACCCGGACTTCAGCTTACCTGAAGGCAAGGACACTATTGACGACTTCCTGAACGACGCTGAAAGTTATAACGAAGTAGTGGTTAAGGCTTCAGAAGGTGGCGATGACAGCCCACTACGTCGCGCTATGGACGAAACTTTAAACGATCCGGAAATCATGCCGCGCAGTTCAGAGCAGGAAATCAGCGGCGACTACCTGGTTATGTTTGATACCGCGCCATTTATAGTGAATCGCAGTGGTGTTCACTTTGCATTTAACGAAGATGGTACCGCAGTACGCTCACACGGCGCTTTAGATGGCGCTAATGCTCCTGGTCGTTTCGCGAGCCGTGAATACACCTGGAATGTTGAGGGCAGCCGCATTGAATTCGAAAGTGGGCAAGGTGATACAGAGTTTGAAACCAGTGTATATTATCGTCCATACGACTACCTGGAAGACGAAGAAACCCGCGAACTTTACTTGACCCATTTTTACGACAAAGACCATGAGCATCAAGTGACTGCTTCCCAGCACCTGAAAGCTTTTCATATGGTGTCAGTGACTTCACGGGACATCATCATCCGCCAGGAGTATGAACTCGTTATACCGGAATATGATCAACGTCGTTGGGATAATGAGACTGGAGTAGACCATCATATCTATATTCCGGAACGCACAGAGACAAGAATCTCAAACTCGCGTTTGGTAAAAACAGAGCACCTGATTCGCGACGACCTGAAGTTTGAAAATGTCAGTGCGCAGCCCTGGATTCTGACCGACTTTTACGGCTATACCGCGCATAAAAACATGTTTAACCTGCTTGAAAATGGCCGCGTAGAATTGGCTATAGACGATCATGTTTACCACTGGGCGTCATTCTATTACCTGCAAAACGAAGATTGGCAGGCAAATTGGGCATTGCATGACGATGACACTCGTCTGCGCATTACCTTGCGTGACGATGAAGATAACTTAATCACCCACAGCGATTTCTTCTGGCAGCGTCGTGACGAAACGGCACAAGGGCTGGTTACCATCTATTCGAACGATTATGGTGAAACCTATGCGTCCGTTGATCAAGGTGGGCCGGTGCCAACTGCTGAGATTACCCCAGAAGACATTTTAAGTCAGCTAAATGAGAACAATATGCTGGCATCCGCCGTTAATCGCCCTGCCATGGCCTACGAAGGAGCGACACTTAAGGCTTCAGACTGGTTTGGTTGGATATTGCGTGAAAATGGTAGCGGCGACCGCCCAGTGTTTCAGTGTGATGGAGCTTATATTCAATCTTACGCAGTATGTGAGGGTGAATTTGTCATGCAACCCTTTGGTCAAATGCCGCTTGAGTGGCGGATTGACGATGATGCCATCCGAATCGACCGTTTTGAGTGGTGGCACGATCCTACTTACTATTGCACGGGTGAAAACTATCCGCAGGGCACGCCATGCTTTCAACGAGTAATAAAGCCTTTGCGTCAGTCTGACAATGGCATTATTTTTGGCATGGAATACAACGTCACCAATTCGACAGCAAACGGGAATACCGGTGGACTTGAAAATGGTCGGCCCTTCTATCAAGTCGAACCGCGTTTCATGGTCTGGACTATTGAAGACTTGCCAGCCACTTCAGATGGCAGTGGTTTCGGTGGTGTTAGTTCACAAAGTCAGTCAGCTACTGAGCGACTGCAACCTTTCACGGTGGATTATGTTCGTGCTTATCCAAGCCGACATCATGACAACCGGGATGGTCAGAATTAA
- a CDS encoding methyl-accepting chemotaxis protein: protein MLNRLSLGAKIYFIVVIAALAYVLMIAITAVMLNQNNQSLERLQQQVFPLANLSGENVVQIQRIEELYTQAVSTGDESLTEQATQAYDHLRQNLRQVAQTDSQYQREVQDITRNLERYQRLNQTIVTEIMSANADFSRIGAQAQEKTQLYEQLTASLRQMSQQVDDQFRSLTSESVDRSQQTIVMMMVVGLLALAALITVAVIVISYIVKSANSVARSLKELADGRGDLNHQIEISSNDVLGEVAGNFNRFMVLLRSSLQDVVNVATPLSESALLINQRSAHVMSRSDSEAAQAYELKNSMDELQDSVREISESASATADATRSAESELEQGNQAIQNSLNTSNELQQDIQKASAVVERLAEDATNVSGVLNVITGIAEQTNLLALNAAIEAARAGEQGRGFAVVADEVRSLASRTAKATAEIREVLDRLTNGAGESVGSMQAAAQRSEQNVQQAEAAGGVLSAISEMIADINARAGQIATATEEQTQVAARSAEQASTMHDSLNDMKDTIRQLEGDSVQLTDFAKSLSQATDKFNL, encoded by the coding sequence ATGTTGAATCGATTAAGTTTAGGCGCGAAAATTTATTTTATAGTGGTTATTGCCGCTTTGGCTTACGTGCTGATGATAGCTATCACCGCTGTGATGTTAAATCAGAATAACCAGAGCCTGGAGCGCTTGCAGCAGCAGGTTTTCCCCTTAGCCAATTTGTCCGGTGAAAATGTCGTTCAAATTCAGCGCATTGAAGAGCTCTACACCCAGGCCGTGTCAACCGGTGATGAAAGCTTAACCGAGCAGGCCACTCAGGCTTACGATCACCTGCGCCAGAACCTGCGTCAGGTCGCGCAAACCGACTCCCAGTATCAGCGTGAAGTGCAGGATATCACCCGTAACCTGGAGCGTTATCAGCGCCTGAACCAAACCATAGTTACCGAAATCATGTCAGCGAATGCAGACTTCAGCCGCATCGGCGCTCAGGCGCAGGAGAAAACGCAGCTGTATGAGCAACTGACCGCATCCCTGCGGCAAATGAGCCAGCAGGTTGATGACCAGTTCCGTAGTCTTACTTCTGAATCAGTCGACCGCTCGCAGCAAACTATCGTCATGATGATGGTGGTTGGTCTGCTGGCATTAGCCGCGCTCATCACAGTAGCCGTCATTGTCATCAGCTATATCGTCAAATCAGCCAACTCAGTCGCGCGTTCATTAAAAGAACTGGCAGACGGCCGTGGTGATTTGAATCATCAAATCGAGATCTCCAGCAATGACGTGTTAGGCGAGGTTGCCGGCAATTTTAACCGTTTCATGGTGTTGCTACGTAGCTCCCTACAGGACGTGGTCAATGTAGCCACCCCGTTGAGCGAGTCCGCGTTACTTATTAATCAGCGCAGCGCCCATGTCATGAGCCGCAGCGACAGCGAAGCCGCCCAGGCCTATGAACTGAAAAACTCCATGGATGAGCTCCAGGACAGTGTGCGCGAAATCTCCGAAAGCGCCTCAGCCACTGCCGATGCCACCCGTTCAGCAGAAAGTGAGCTGGAGCAGGGTAACCAGGCAATTCAAAACTCGTTGAACACCTCCAACGAATTGCAACAAGATATCCAGAAAGCCTCTGCCGTGGTTGAGCGATTAGCTGAAGATGCCACCAATGTTTCCGGCGTATTGAACGTAATCACCGGTATTGCTGAGCAAACCAACCTGTTAGCCCTGAACGCGGCAATTGAAGCTGCCCGCGCCGGTGAGCAGGGGCGTGGTTTTGCGGTCGTTGCTGACGAAGTGCGCTCTTTAGCTTCGCGTACCGCTAAAGCCACCGCCGAAATTCGCGAAGTACTGGACCGTTTAACCAACGGTGCCGGTGAATCCGTCGGTTCTATGCAGGCAGCGGCCCAGCGTTCTGAGCAAAACGTACAACAGGCAGAAGCCGCCGGCGGCGTGCTCTCCGCTATCAGCGAAATGATTGCCGATATCAACGCGCGGGCAGGCCAAATCGCCACCGCCACTGAAGAACAAACACAGGTGGCCGCACGCTCAGCTGAACAGGCGTCCACTATGCACGACTCGTTAAATGACATGAAAGACACCATACGTCAGCTGGAAGGGGACAGTGTTCAGCTGACCGACTTTGCTAAAAGCTTAAGTCAGGCAACCGATAAATTTAATCTTTAA
- a CDS encoding phosphate ABC transporter substrate-binding protein, translating into MKKILSSIAVVAASLTLLFAAGAASATGGVVVSQTQIDEAVVNRIYLGQSRDLIAVNQMEDSAVRQNFESEVLGRSAEQLRAHWSRLIFTGRASALREVESDEAVLEFVRSNPGTIGYISDASKAGDLNIIIEF; encoded by the coding sequence ATGAAAAAGATTTTATCTTCAATTGCCGTGGTTGCGGCTAGCCTGACTTTATTATTCGCTGCTGGCGCTGCTTCAGCAACGGGTGGTGTTGTAGTCAGCCAGACACAGATCGACGAAGCTGTAGTTAACCGTATCTACCTGGGTCAGTCGCGTGATTTAATCGCCGTCAACCAGATGGAAGACTCTGCTGTGCGCCAGAACTTTGAAAGCGAAGTACTGGGCCGTTCTGCTGAGCAGTTACGTGCGCACTGGTCGCGTTTGATTTTTACTGGTCGTGCTTCAGCATTACGCGAAGTAGAGTCTGACGAAGCCGTACTGGAATTTGTACGCAGTAACCCGGGCACCATAGGTTACATCTCAGACGCCAGCAAAGCCGGTGATTTGAATATTATTATCGAGTTTTAA
- a CDS encoding helix-turn-helix domain-containing protein translates to MTTKDNEFDIRLAELLCEARQARGLSLRKLASAVGVSPTTIMRIEAAERKPSLFLVMQLCHALEISAAELVAKLEGNIDVQRHVFKESKK, encoded by the coding sequence ATGACAACGAAAGACAATGAATTCGACATTCGGCTTGCCGAATTGCTATGTGAGGCCAGGCAGGCTCGCGGTCTGAGTTTACGAAAACTCGCATCGGCTGTCGGTGTATCGCCCACCACCATCATGCGAATTGAAGCTGCAGAACGGAAACCATCTTTGTTCTTAGTGATGCAGTTATGCCACGCACTGGAGATCAGCGCAGCAGAATTGGTAGCAAAGCTGGAAGGTAATATCGACGTTCAACGTCACGTTTTTAAAGAAAGTAAAAAATAA
- a CDS encoding Fic family protein translates to MASLFFPKDSNQAKVYSKAVADGKLKRLRRGIYTDASWEQVPQVVQQQWHAIAQYLQPNGIASHVTAVELRPVNQVVYITAKVKVRKKIRIADALSIEIIPGNVELLTEQFVPHLKRSAPARYLMENLSIAQQKAALPKALGKSWVEEELCRIQERYGEGELNVIRDQARTAAEALSMQREFNILNKLIGAILTTQPTANLATAKALASARKEPYDKHRLERFIALKDYLLTCQFSPSSYEFMTSSWRHLAFYESYFSNYIEGTEFEIDEAEHIVFEKAIIGSRHEDSHDVLAVYDVVHDYSEMSVIPGSADELMDLLINRHQLIMHQRKDKRPGVLKAQTNKAGDTTFVQPALLEGTLSQGFHLYQAIPEGLPRAIFMQFLVTECHPFDDGNGRLARIMMNAELVAVEQHKLIVPTVHRESYLNGLRQATRSGKFRTMAKVFADLQAYTAAIPWHDYAEARATLEAHQAHKQPDQGVPAFNRQLAQFKHRLPAG, encoded by the coding sequence ATGGCGAGCTTATTTTTCCCTAAAGACAGCAATCAAGCTAAGGTTTATTCGAAAGCGGTAGCGGACGGTAAGCTAAAAAGGCTGCGCCGCGGTATATACACAGATGCCAGTTGGGAGCAGGTGCCGCAGGTTGTGCAGCAGCAATGGCATGCAATTGCGCAGTACCTGCAACCCAATGGCATAGCTTCGCACGTTACCGCAGTTGAGCTCAGACCGGTTAATCAGGTTGTTTACATTACTGCAAAGGTCAAAGTTCGTAAGAAAATACGCATTGCAGATGCACTGAGCATCGAAATTATACCGGGCAACGTAGAGCTACTGACCGAACAGTTTGTACCGCACCTGAAACGCAGCGCACCCGCCCGTTATTTGATGGAAAACCTGAGCATTGCCCAGCAAAAAGCGGCTTTGCCTAAAGCACTCGGTAAAAGCTGGGTGGAAGAGGAGCTGTGTCGTATTCAGGAAAGGTACGGCGAGGGTGAGCTTAATGTCATTCGCGATCAGGCAAGAACTGCCGCAGAGGCACTTTCCATGCAGCGTGAGTTTAATATTCTGAATAAACTTATCGGCGCTATTTTGACAACGCAGCCGACGGCTAACCTGGCCACCGCTAAAGCATTGGCGAGCGCCAGAAAAGAACCCTATGACAAACACCGACTAGAGCGCTTTATCGCACTCAAAGACTACTTGCTAACCTGCCAGTTTTCGCCTTCCTCTTATGAGTTCATGACGTCCAGCTGGCGTCATCTTGCCTTTTACGAAAGTTACTTTTCAAATTACATCGAAGGTACTGAGTTCGAAATTGATGAAGCTGAGCATATTGTATTTGAAAAAGCGATTATCGGTAGCCGTCATGAAGACAGCCACGACGTATTAGCGGTGTATGATGTAGTTCATGATTATAGCGAGATGAGCGTGATCCCAGGTTCCGCTGATGAATTGATGGACTTGTTAATAAACCGCCATCAGCTGATTATGCATCAGCGCAAAGACAAACGGCCGGGGGTGCTAAAAGCACAAACCAACAAGGCGGGCGATACCACTTTTGTGCAACCAGCGCTGCTTGAAGGCACCCTAAGTCAGGGCTTTCATTTATATCAGGCCATTCCAGAAGGTTTGCCCCGGGCTATCTTTATGCAGTTTCTGGTCACTGAGTGTCATCCTTTTGACGACGGTAATGGTCGTCTGGCGCGGATAATGATGAACGCTGAACTGGTCGCGGTTGAGCAGCATAAGTTGATAGTCCCTACGGTGCATCGGGAAAGCTATCTGAATGGCTTACGCCAGGCCACCCGAAGTGGAAAGTTCAGGACCATGGCCAAGGTATTTGCTGATTTGCAAGCCTATACAGCAGCGATCCCATGGCATGATTATGCCGAGGCAAGAGCCACACTTGAAGCGCATCAAGCCCATAAACAGCCCGACCAGGGCGTACCGGCATTTAACCGGCAACTGGCGCAGTTTAAACACAGGTTGCCGGCCGGGTGA
- a CDS encoding type II toxin-antitoxin system HipA family toxin → MSVIKTVKEIKVGLNFGAGAAPVGRLAVRGRDIYFEYDRDFINQGLEISPLHLPLAPGLQTFEPGLFDGLPGVFNDSLPDGWGRLLFDRFARNQQLLPADITPLDRLAYVGLNGLGALVYEPDFSFDETSQAISLDRLAEQAQQVLQGEANDVLAELMALNGSSAGARPKALIGLNTASHHIIHGLDDLPQGYTPWMVKFANTQDGADAGAIEYIYAMMAKDAGIDIPAVRLFPARHGAGYFAIQRFDRDGLTRYHMHTACGLLHSDFRTPALDYEDLIALTSALTRDVREVEKMFRLAVFNVLAHNRDDHSKNFTFLMDKSGQWRLSPAYDLTFSSGPGSEQSTTVMGEGRNPGIPHLLELANEATIKKERAQEIIQRTQASLARWPELAKTYGVSHANIKLIESRLG, encoded by the coding sequence ATGAGTGTTATAAAAACGGTTAAAGAAATCAAAGTAGGCCTTAACTTCGGCGCGGGCGCTGCCCCTGTGGGTCGCCTTGCTGTGCGAGGGCGTGATATCTACTTTGAGTATGATCGTGACTTTATTAACCAGGGCCTTGAAATATCTCCTTTGCACCTCCCTCTCGCCCCGGGTTTACAGACCTTTGAGCCAGGCTTGTTTGACGGCCTGCCCGGTGTGTTTAACGACAGCCTTCCTGACGGCTGGGGCAGGTTGCTGTTTGACCGTTTTGCACGCAATCAGCAGCTGTTGCCTGCGGATATTACACCACTGGACAGGCTGGCCTACGTCGGATTGAACGGCTTAGGTGCTTTAGTTTATGAACCTGACTTCAGCTTCGATGAAACCAGTCAGGCGATCAGCCTGGATAGATTGGCAGAACAGGCACAGCAGGTTCTGCAGGGCGAAGCGAACGACGTGTTAGCTGAGCTGATGGCGCTGAATGGTTCGTCGGCGGGAGCACGGCCTAAGGCCCTTATTGGGCTGAATACGGCAAGTCACCACATTATCCACGGACTTGATGATCTGCCTCAGGGCTACACGCCCTGGATGGTTAAGTTTGCCAATACCCAGGATGGTGCGGATGCGGGTGCCATAGAGTATATCTACGCGATGATGGCGAAAGACGCGGGCATTGATATACCGGCTGTGCGGTTATTTCCGGCGCGGCATGGGGCGGGTTATTTTGCCATTCAACGCTTTGACCGTGATGGCTTAACCCGTTACCACATGCATACGGCCTGTGGTCTGCTGCATTCGGATTTCAGAACCCCAGCTCTGGATTACGAGGATCTTATCGCCTTAACGAGTGCTCTCACCCGGGATGTGCGCGAGGTGGAGAAGATGTTCCGGTTGGCGGTTTTTAATGTGCTGGCACACAATCGCGATGACCACTCAAAGAACTTTACCTTTTTAATGGACAAAAGCGGCCAGTGGCGGCTGTCCCCTGCTTATGATCTGACCTTTTCTTCCGGCCCGGGTAGTGAACAAAGCACAACGGTAATGGGCGAAGGCCGCAACCCGGGTATACCGCACCTACTCGAACTGGCCAACGAGGCCACTATCAAAAAAGAGCGTGCGCAGGAAATTATTCAACGCACTCAGGCCAGCCTCGCACGCTGGCCCGAGCTGGCAAAAACCTACGGCGTGAGTCACGCGAATATAAAGCTGATAGAGTCCAGGCTGGGTTAA
- a CDS encoding EAL domain-containing protein, producing MKVAQQEQADIYELVSDNKLSLNYQPVINFREHQVYCIEALLNWKMLCCQAGDTEKFISDIEQDAALSLRLDTYVLKTAMRDLGFLSSTYGYRGSVSVNISPASLENKEFLTSIRELLLPSASWVPLDPSRLVLEITERVPWSQPERILESIAELTRLGVRIAVDDFITGYANFGVLLNEDVTIVKIDKGITERLLTDKSVQTFAAQFKELANHLNKTVIVEGIEECEQAMWLNEHGYQFFQGYFFAVPTDIQGIARYLKTQSVYRSGCA from the coding sequence GTGAAAGTAGCTCAACAAGAACAGGCCGACATTTACGAGCTAGTGAGTGATAACAAGCTCTCTTTAAATTATCAGCCTGTCATAAACTTTCGTGAACACCAGGTATATTGCATTGAAGCACTGCTGAACTGGAAGATGCTTTGTTGCCAGGCCGGGGATACGGAAAAGTTTATCAGCGACATTGAACAAGACGCGGCGTTAAGCCTGCGCCTTGACACCTACGTTTTGAAAACTGCCATGCGTGATCTTGGTTTCCTAAGCTCAACCTATGGCTACCGGGGTTCAGTGTCGGTCAATATATCCCCTGCTTCATTAGAAAATAAAGAGTTTCTTACGTCTATACGGGAGCTTTTGCTGCCCTCTGCTAGCTGGGTGCCCCTGGATCCATCGCGCCTTGTACTGGAAATCACGGAGCGCGTGCCCTGGTCGCAACCTGAGCGTATTCTGGAGTCGATTGCTGAGCTTACAAGGCTTGGCGTGCGCATTGCGGTGGATGATTTTATTACCGGGTATGCGAATTTTGGCGTGTTGCTGAATGAGGATGTCACTATCGTTAAAATAGACAAAGGCATCACCGAACGTTTATTAACAGACAAAAGCGTACAAACTTTTGCAGCACAGTTTAAAGAACTGGCGAACCATCTCAATAAAACCGTTATCGTCGAAGGCATTGAAGAATGCGAACAGGCGATGTGGCTAAATGAGCATGGCTACCAGTTCTTTCAGGGGTATTTTTTCGCGGTACCCACGGATATTCAGGGCATTGCGCGGTACTTAAAAACACAAAGTGTGTACAGGTCAGGCTGTGCCTGA
- the rfbD gene encoding dTDP-4-dehydrorhamnose reductase, which produces MKILLLGANGQIGSELQRSLQPLGDVVSMTRSDCDFTQLDKLSARVREEKPNLIVNAAGYTNVEKAETEKELAEQLNARLPERLAQLCHEMESRLVHFSSNYVYSGQGDKPFSEDSEPGPTTFYGNTKLAGDLAIQSYCNDFFIFRTGWVYSHEGRNILTDLLKSAKDHKSVRVCSTQVGAPTPARLVADIISTGLSRMHRRVLKVKPGIYHISTQGEASQCDFAREIFRLRKAHQSVKVIPSGERKSPVSHPVNNRLQVSKLEDSFCVCLPSWQSQLATLIQVPAQARNTES; this is translated from the coding sequence ATGAAAATATTACTGTTAGGTGCAAATGGCCAAATAGGCAGTGAGCTGCAACGCAGCCTACAGCCGCTGGGGGACGTGGTCAGCATGACACGCAGTGACTGTGACTTTACTCAGCTGGACAAGCTGAGCGCACGAGTACGCGAAGAAAAACCCAATCTTATCGTCAACGCTGCCGGTTATACCAACGTCGAAAAAGCCGAAACCGAAAAGGAACTCGCCGAACAACTCAATGCCCGCTTACCCGAACGCCTGGCCCAGCTTTGTCACGAAATGGAAAGCCGGCTGGTCCATTTTTCCAGCAACTATGTGTATTCCGGGCAGGGCGATAAACCTTTCTCTGAAGACAGCGAACCCGGGCCAACCACTTTTTATGGCAATACAAAATTGGCCGGCGACCTGGCAATTCAAAGCTACTGCAATGACTTCTTCATTTTCAGAACCGGTTGGGTATATAGTCACGAAGGCCGTAATATTTTAACCGACCTGTTAAAGTCAGCCAAAGATCACAAGTCAGTGCGAGTATGCTCAACTCAAGTGGGCGCACCCACACCCGCACGATTAGTCGCCGACATCATTAGCACCGGGTTAAGCCGCATGCACCGGCGTGTGCTTAAAGTGAAACCGGGTATTTACCATATATCCACTCAGGGCGAAGCCAGCCAATGTGATTTTGCCCGCGAAATATTTCGTTTGCGCAAAGCTCATCAAAGCGTCAAAGTCATACCCAGTGGCGAGCGCAAAAGCCCCGTCAGCCACCCCGTCAACAATCGTTTGCAAGTCAGCAAGCTAGAAGATAGTTTTTGTGTCTGCCTGCCCAGCTGGCAAAGCCAGCTAGCGACGTTAATACAGGTACCCGCGCAAGCGAGAAATACAGAAAGCTGA
- a CDS encoding helix-turn-helix domain-containing protein, translating into MISLTTSSKAQKKLAANARARRLQLELTQEGLARRSGVPVATLRKFEQQGAISLESFLKLYMVLGGLEDIVKASEPKATAFTSIDDVLDADNTAKRQRGKLK; encoded by the coding sequence ATGATATCACTAACCACCTCATCAAAAGCCCAAAAGAAGCTTGCTGCCAATGCGCGGGCCCGGCGTTTGCAGCTGGAGCTTACCCAGGAAGGTCTTGCCCGGCGCTCCGGTGTGCCTGTGGCAACCTTGCGTAAGTTTGAACAGCAGGGGGCGATATCGCTGGAGTCTTTTCTGAAACTTTATATGGTACTGGGCGGGTTAGAGGATATCGTTAAGGCGAGCGAACCTAAGGCAACGGCTTTTACATCGATTGATGACGTATTGGATGCTGACAACACAGCCAAGCGCCAGCGAGGCAAGCTTAAATGA
- the rfaH gene encoding transcription/translation regulatory transformer protein RfaH: MSAWYLLHCKPRQEARAKLNIENQGYLTCYPTLNVEKRVAGKRKIVAEPLFPNYLFIQLDPEQANFNALRSTRGVNGFVRFGGKPTKVPDKVIQHLQSLEDTGQEQVVESMFKPGKPVEITEGPFAGLPAVYQLRKSEDRCLILLEMMGKQQQLEINESQLKP; the protein is encoded by the coding sequence ATGTCAGCCTGGTATTTATTACATTGCAAACCGCGGCAGGAAGCCCGGGCGAAACTCAATATCGAAAACCAGGGTTATCTCACCTGTTATCCCACCTTGAACGTTGAAAAACGTGTTGCCGGTAAACGTAAAATAGTTGCCGAACCGCTGTTTCCGAATTATCTTTTTATACAGCTAGACCCTGAACAGGCTAACTTTAATGCTTTGCGCAGCACCCGCGGTGTAAATGGTTTCGTGCGTTTTGGCGGTAAGCCGACTAAAGTACCTGATAAGGTCATTCAACATTTGCAAAGCCTGGAAGATACCGGGCAGGAGCAAGTTGTTGAAAGCATGTTTAAGCCCGGCAAACCTGTCGAAATTACAGAAGGTCCCTTCGCTGGTTTGCCAGCCGTTTACCAGTTACGCAAAAGCGAAGATCGGTGTCTTATTCTGCTCGAAATGATGGGCAAACAACAACAGCTGGAAATCAACGAAAGCCAGCTAAAACCGTAG